A single window of Flavobacterium sp. 140616W15 DNA harbors:
- the murC gene encoding UDP-N-acetylmuramate--L-alanine ligase, with protein MKTHFIAIGGSAMHNLALALHNKGYQVTGSDDAIFEPSKSRLEKKGILPLEMGWFPEKITSDIEAVILGMHAKADNPELLKAQELGLKIYSYPEFLYEQSKNKTRVVIGGSHGKTTITSMILHVMHYHNIEVDYMVGAQLEGFDTMVHLTEENDFMVLEGDEYLSSPIDRRPKFHLYQPNIALISGIAWDHINVFPTYENYVEQFEIFIEKITNGGILVYNDNDPEVRRVAEAATNPIRKLPYNTPNYTVSDGVTLLETPEGNMPIEVFGAHNLNNLAGAKWICQNMGVDEADFYEAIANFKGASKRLEKIAEGKGKVAYKDFAHSPSKVAATTKAVKEQYPNRTLVACLELHTYSSLNAAFLKEYEGALEYADVAIVFYSPDAVKIKQLDEVTYEQIATAFNRKDLIIYTNPNDFKEYLFNLNLENSALLLMSSGNYGGLNFDDVKVLIE; from the coding sequence ATGAAAACACATTTTATAGCCATAGGCGGAAGCGCCATGCACAATTTAGCATTAGCATTGCATAATAAAGGATATCAAGTTACAGGTAGTGATGACGCTATTTTTGAACCTTCAAAATCGAGATTAGAAAAAAAAGGAATATTACCCTTAGAAATGGGTTGGTTTCCTGAAAAAATTACTTCTGATATTGAGGCAGTAATTTTAGGAATGCATGCTAAGGCAGATAATCCGGAGTTACTTAAAGCTCAAGAACTAGGATTGAAAATTTATTCTTACCCGGAGTTTTTATACGAGCAATCTAAAAACAAAACTAGAGTAGTTATTGGTGGATCTCACGGAAAAACTACAATAACTTCGATGATTTTGCATGTAATGCATTATCATAATATCGAAGTTGATTATATGGTCGGAGCACAATTAGAAGGTTTTGATACTATGGTACATCTTACCGAAGAGAATGATTTTATGGTTCTTGAAGGAGATGAGTATTTATCTTCGCCTATAGACAGAAGACCAAAGTTTCATCTATATCAACCTAATATAGCTTTGATTTCAGGTATAGCTTGGGATCACATTAATGTTTTTCCTACTTATGAGAATTATGTTGAGCAGTTTGAGATTTTCATTGAGAAAATTACAAATGGAGGGATATTGGTTTACAATGATAATGATCCAGAAGTAAGACGTGTGGCTGAAGCGGCTACAAATCCAATTCGAAAATTACCATATAATACACCAAATTATACAGTAAGTGATGGAGTAACACTTCTTGAAACACCAGAAGGGAATATGCCAATTGAAGTTTTTGGAGCACATAACTTGAATAATCTTGCTGGAGCAAAATGGATTTGCCAGAATATGGGTGTTGATGAAGCCGATTTTTACGAAGCCATAGCAAATTTTAAAGGAGCTTCTAAACGACTAGAGAAAATTGCAGAAGGAAAAGGTAAAGTTGCCTATAAAGATTTTGCACATTCGCCAAGTAAAGTTGCCGCAACAACAAAAGCAGTTAAAGAGCAATATCCAAATCGTACTTTAGTTGCTTGTTTAGAATTACATACTTATAGCAGTCTAAATGCGGCTTTTTTAAAAGAATATGAAGGAGCATTAGAATATGCGGATGTTGCTATTGTTTTTTATTCGCCAGATGCAGTAAAAATTAAGCAATTAGATGAAGTTACTTATGAGCAAATAGCAACAGCATTTAATCGAAAAGACTTGATTATTTATACAAATCCAAATGATTTTAAAGAATACTTATTTAATCTTAATTTAGAAAATTCAGCATTGTTATTGATGAGTTCAGGAAATTATGGTGGTTTGAACTTTGATGATGTAAAGGTGTTAATCGAATAA
- a CDS encoding lipopolysaccharide assembly protein LapB, giving the protein MKQIIIIFLLFPTLFWSQTTFEKAQKLFDAENFDKAEDLFKSALKENPSDFKSLEYLGDIASHNKKWNDAVIYYKKLKELKPAVANNFYKYGGALGMKALEVNKFKALGMIDEIRGAFEQAIVLNPKHIGARWALIELNLQLPAIVGGSQAKAIKYSDELLKLSPIDGYMSRGHIDEYFKRYSDAERQYKHAIIASKSKASYTMLANLYQKKMNQPIKAKEVLEEYKNNKN; this is encoded by the coding sequence ATGAAACAAATAATAATAATCTTTCTTTTATTTCCGACCTTATTCTGGTCGCAGACAACTTTTGAGAAAGCTCAAAAATTATTTGATGCGGAGAATTTTGATAAGGCAGAGGATCTTTTTAAATCTGCTTTAAAAGAAAATCCCTCTGATTTTAAATCATTAGAGTATTTGGGTGATATTGCTAGTCATAATAAAAAGTGGAATGATGCTGTAATTTATTATAAAAAGCTAAAAGAGTTAAAGCCAGCAGTTGCTAATAATTTTTATAAATACGGTGGTGCTTTAGGAATGAAAGCTCTTGAGGTGAATAAATTTAAGGCACTCGGAATGATTGATGAAATACGAGGAGCGTTTGAGCAAGCAATTGTACTAAATCCAAAACATATTGGAGCGCGTTGGGCTCTTATAGAATTAAATCTACAATTACCAGCAATTGTTGGTGGGAGTCAAGCTAAAGCTATAAAATATTCTGATGAATTATTAAAGTTGTCTCCCATAGACGGATATATGTCAAGAGGCCATATTGATGAATATTTTAAAAGATATTCTGATGCCGAGCGACAATACAAACATGCAATTATAGCAAGTAAATCTAAGGCAAGTTATACTATGCTTGCCAACTTATACCAAAAGAAAATGAATCAGCCTATTAAGGCAAAAGAAGTTTTGGAGGAGTATAAAAACAATAAAAATTGA
- a CDS encoding carboxypeptidase-like regulatory domain-containing protein, which translates to MKNIYFVLFLISASLFGQQYEKNWNKVIENENLGKIKTANKIVAEIYKRAVANKDEVQIIKCFFYNSKYLQVVDENAQSKILNNLRFEINRASIPSKAILNLVYVKCLNDYLERNRYKISNITNTIEVDDNFLTWATANFENQIKNALIKSLENEAILKATPLVNYEAIFEYLTLENFKSQNLYDYVILENIVLYTKKIQPWGIQKSDFTSYKKELLGKTNDFIKLNLDFITNENLRLVLSLYQKKETNQPTAENQFKRILFSKNYLIENNDDYVNSLNILQKSTKNEHLIQKIQLQKAILLEEKASKKTHPDYNIKAIIILDSITRINNRSNTYKLALERKERIRSKSINIQLQKYTYNEENIRAYINYKNVDQLKISFYRISQKQLKEYENNSTQKKDLVDSIIQKEPLLSSKFYSLKNKKDYFEYSTEILLPNLKTGSYLVYFESESDTKDKKAFAFETITTSNISVLASQNDSKETFQVLDRKTGKPLENATIKSLRFNIQTDKDGLASYKKDSIYNYKTIELSHANDTILISKNYIQYSNIYNENEKEDSNGKVEFFLDRAIYRPGQTVYYKGIAIQKNKNKTNVVTNTTFKITIEDPNEDSIKEFNVTTNEFGSFSGKFTLPKNGLTGNFRIITEEPNDYEKDSIYNKKKAQHPFWDNVHFENSQSDFRVEEYKRPKFEVTFEPKKESFQLNQAIKVKGTAKAFAGSIISDAKVTYTVTRYINYFRNYYGREEPEVLVTEETKTDASGKFIIDFMAVPSKNSNKEQLPIFNYIINASITDINGETHTAETTIKVGYHDLILNATLPNKIETKNKNEITLTSTNLNGEFLATKGEIKIYYISPFSNKFKSRTWEKPEINNISEQDFEILFPFENNKKDTLDKATGTLVFSKKVNTEKDKKVTLDFISNYKSGNYKIVFSAKDSFNNPIESSSEFKLTQSEDKYDTGKLFTVKQTNDDPKKDGFVLLKITSVIPELYIITTGNYDSKVFFEETKHLKNNEVTMKIPLKNEFEKQIKLGFESVFENQTFNDEVAITLKNHVPTLNWKVESFRNKIQPGSSENWSFQLNTNGTRNEAEVLASMYDSSLDQFTTKDWSSLDFNRYNYNGINTKTYLGFEKTSTSVRNLNTYLKGIQVNNETTNLIWFGFNFNTPNSIYQQKEYQKQLSKKTRKPANAKLIWGIISDNEGLPLPGASITVKNTPRSTTSDFDGYYEIDAATGEELVFSYVGMQTKTVEINNSKEITIALEEDSNQLQEVVVTALGMKKEKKSMSYSVEATGTGTAAIVEEDNQVNNTLGISDSLQGFINGVSISKSPTNRLIVRGASSIATNKDVLCIIDGEIATEETIKNLNPSVILSVDVITEKKATALYGNKGANGAIIITTKNAIKELTQVKARKNLSETAFFLPNLKTDAKGNVSFNFTSPEVLTAWKLRLLAHNKDAVSSYLEKSVITQKELMVLPNFPRFLREKDTIVISTKISNITAEAKTGIAILQFFDATTMQPIDAKMLNVKNVKNFTVEAFGNTTASWTVSIPEGIQGVQYKILAKSGNFSDGEENILPVLTNNMLVTESIPIWVRENSTKEYTLENLKNNTSTTLKNHQLTLEYTSNPAWIAIQSLPYLMEYEHECAEQTFARFYANSLASEIISSNPKIATIFENWRKNEKLNSKLEENEELKSIIIAETPWLNDAQSEDEKKKNLALLFDLEKMKTSQEATFDKLKQKQKISGGFSWFDGSDENEYITRHILAGLGHLSKLNKTEDNNDKIDAIAKTGIPFLDNKFLEYYKTKNLKATNKLIWINPYSDLHYLYTRSFYLDNYPLSDTLKKATKLYLETTKKDWLKYSLYEKGLAVLTLNRFGESETAKKIIESLKETASNNEDWGMYWITNKAGWYWYQAPIETQALLIEAFAEVNNDTKSVDAMKVWLLKNKQTKNWPTTKSTTEAVYALLMQGKNGLSIKDNTVIKIGDEKILNEKLNENEKEATTGYIKLNWKADEVKKEMASVKIENKSKISGLGGIYWQYFEDLDKIKTNPNTALSVSKELYIKTKTVDGDQLQKITTKSSLKMGDLITVRLIISSKENMEFVHLKDMRASCFEPVNVLSEYKYNDRLGYYISTKDAATHFFFDEINKGTYVLEYDIRVNNGGNFSNGISTIQSMYAPEYSSHSKGIRVNIK; encoded by the coding sequence ATGAAGAATATCTATTTTGTCTTATTTCTAATTTCTGCCTCTTTATTTGGGCAACAATATGAAAAAAATTGGAATAAAGTAATTGAAAACGAAAATCTCGGCAAAATAAAAACTGCTAATAAAATTGTTGCTGAAATCTATAAAAGAGCTGTAGCAAATAAAGATGAAGTGCAAATTATAAAATGCTTCTTTTATAACTCGAAGTACCTACAAGTTGTTGACGAAAATGCTCAGTCAAAGATTTTGAACAACTTGAGGTTTGAAATAAATCGTGCTTCAATCCCATCAAAAGCAATTCTGAATTTGGTTTATGTTAAATGTTTAAATGATTATTTAGAAAGAAACCGCTATAAAATTAGCAATATAACAAATACTATAGAGGTCGATGACAATTTTTTAACATGGGCAACAGCTAATTTTGAAAACCAAATTAAAAATGCCTTGATTAAATCCTTAGAAAATGAAGCGATTTTAAAAGCTACACCACTAGTTAATTATGAAGCAATTTTTGAATATCTAACTTTAGAAAATTTTAAATCTCAAAATTTATATGATTACGTAATTTTAGAAAACATTGTACTATATACAAAAAAAATACAACCATGGGGAATCCAAAAAAGTGATTTCACTTCTTACAAAAAAGAACTTTTAGGCAAAACAAATGATTTTATAAAATTAAACTTGGACTTTATAACCAATGAAAATCTTCGTTTGGTTTTGTCTTTATATCAAAAAAAAGAAACGAATCAGCCTACAGCAGAAAATCAGTTTAAGCGTATTCTTTTTTCTAAAAATTATTTAATTGAAAATAACGATGATTATGTAAATTCATTAAACATCCTTCAAAAAAGTACTAAGAATGAACATTTGATTCAAAAAATTCAATTACAAAAAGCTATTCTTTTAGAAGAAAAGGCATCAAAAAAAACTCATCCTGATTACAACATCAAAGCAATTATAATTCTCGACAGTATCACAAGAATTAATAATCGATCAAATACGTACAAATTAGCGCTTGAAAGAAAGGAACGTATTAGGTCCAAATCAATAAACATTCAACTTCAAAAATACACTTACAATGAAGAGAATATCAGAGCTTACATCAACTATAAAAACGTAGATCAGCTTAAAATTTCATTTTACAGGATTAGTCAAAAGCAACTAAAAGAATATGAAAACAATTCTACTCAGAAGAAAGACTTAGTTGACTCAATTATCCAAAAGGAGCCGCTTCTTTCGTCAAAATTTTATTCATTAAAAAACAAAAAAGATTATTTTGAATATTCTACAGAAATACTATTGCCTAATCTAAAAACTGGCTCTTATTTAGTTTATTTTGAAAGTGAATCTGACACCAAAGATAAAAAAGCCTTCGCGTTTGAAACCATTACAACTTCAAACATTTCAGTACTAGCATCACAAAATGACTCAAAAGAAACATTTCAAGTTCTAGATCGAAAAACAGGAAAACCTTTAGAGAATGCAACAATAAAATCTCTTAGGTTCAATATCCAAACAGACAAAGATGGTTTAGCTTCTTATAAAAAAGATTCCATTTATAATTATAAAACTATCGAATTGTCTCACGCAAATGACACCATTTTAATTAGCAAAAATTATATTCAATACAGTAACATTTACAATGAAAATGAAAAAGAAGATTCAAATGGAAAAGTTGAATTTTTCCTAGACAGAGCTATTTACCGCCCAGGACAGACTGTATATTATAAAGGAATAGCTATTCAGAAAAATAAAAACAAAACGAATGTCGTTACAAATACAACTTTTAAAATTACAATTGAAGACCCTAATGAAGATAGTATTAAAGAGTTTAATGTAACAACAAATGAATTCGGCTCTTTTTCAGGAAAATTTACTTTACCAAAAAATGGATTAACAGGTAATTTTAGAATTATTACAGAAGAGCCTAATGACTATGAGAAAGATTCAATTTATAACAAAAAAAAAGCCCAACATCCTTTTTGGGATAATGTACATTTTGAAAATTCACAATCAGATTTCAGAGTTGAAGAATATAAACGTCCTAAATTCGAAGTTACATTTGAACCAAAAAAAGAAAGTTTTCAACTTAATCAAGCTATAAAAGTAAAAGGAACCGCCAAAGCTTTTGCAGGAAGCATCATTTCTGATGCAAAGGTTACCTATACTGTAACTAGATATATAAATTATTTTAGAAATTATTATGGACGGGAAGAACCCGAAGTTTTAGTAACAGAAGAAACTAAAACTGATGCCTCAGGTAAATTCATTATTGATTTTATGGCAGTTCCATCTAAAAACTCAAACAAAGAGCAATTACCTATTTTTAATTATATAATAAATGCATCCATAACCGATATTAATGGTGAAACTCATACTGCTGAAACCACTATAAAAGTAGGATATCATGATTTAATTCTTAATGCCACACTTCCTAATAAAATCGAGACTAAAAACAAAAATGAAATCACACTAACAAGTACTAATTTAAATGGAGAATTTCTAGCTACAAAAGGAGAAATTAAAATCTATTACATTAGTCCTTTCTCAAATAAATTCAAGTCTAGAACTTGGGAAAAACCTGAAATAAACAATATATCCGAACAAGATTTTGAAATATTATTTCCATTCGAAAACAATAAAAAAGACACATTAGATAAAGCTACTGGAACTTTAGTTTTTTCTAAGAAAGTCAACACTGAAAAAGATAAAAAAGTCACTTTAGACTTTATTTCAAATTATAAATCTGGTAATTACAAAATAGTTTTCTCAGCAAAAGACAGCTTCAATAATCCTATTGAAAGCTCATCCGAATTTAAACTTACGCAAAGCGAAGACAAATACGATACAGGGAAATTATTTACCGTAAAACAAACTAATGATGATCCTAAAAAAGATGGTTTTGTTTTATTAAAAATAACTTCGGTTATTCCTGAACTTTATATTATAACAACTGGAAATTATGACAGTAAAGTATTTTTTGAAGAAACAAAACATCTTAAAAATAATGAAGTCACCATGAAAATTCCATTGAAAAATGAATTTGAAAAACAAATTAAATTAGGATTTGAAAGTGTTTTTGAAAACCAAACCTTTAATGATGAAGTAGCAATAACTTTAAAAAATCATGTCCCAACATTAAACTGGAAAGTAGAAAGTTTTAGAAATAAAATACAGCCTGGCAGCAGTGAAAATTGGTCCTTTCAATTAAATACAAATGGCACTAGGAATGAAGCAGAAGTTTTGGCTTCTATGTATGATAGCTCATTGGACCAATTTACTACTAAAGATTGGAGTAGCTTAGATTTCAACCGATACAATTATAATGGAATCAATACTAAAACATATTTAGGATTTGAAAAAACATCTACAAGTGTCAGAAATCTAAACACATATTTGAAAGGTATACAAGTAAATAATGAAACTACAAATTTAATTTGGTTTGGATTTAATTTTAATACCCCCAATTCAATTTACCAACAAAAAGAATATCAAAAACAGCTTAGTAAAAAAACAAGAAAACCTGCCAATGCAAAACTAATTTGGGGCATAATCTCAGATAATGAAGGCTTGCCACTACCAGGAGCATCTATCACGGTAAAAAACACACCAAGATCTACAACATCTGACTTTGATGGTTACTATGAAATTGATGCCGCTACAGGAGAAGAGTTGGTTTTTTCTTACGTAGGAATGCAGACCAAAACTGTTGAAATAAATAATTCAAAAGAAATTACTATAGCCTTAGAAGAAGACTCTAATCAACTTCAAGAAGTTGTAGTTACAGCTTTGGGAATGAAAAAAGAAAAAAAATCGATGAGTTATTCAGTTGAAGCTACTGGAACTGGAACCGCAGCTATTGTTGAAGAAGATAATCAAGTAAATAATACTCTAGGAATTAGCGACAGTCTTCAAGGGTTTATTAATGGAGTTAGTATCTCTAAAAGTCCCACTAATAGATTAATCGTTCGTGGAGCAAGCTCTATAGCGACAAACAAAGATGTATTATGTATAATTGATGGAGAAATCGCAACCGAAGAAACAATTAAAAACCTAAATCCTTCAGTCATCCTTTCAGTTGATGTTATAACAGAAAAAAAAGCAACTGCTCTTTACGGAAACAAAGGAGCAAATGGGGCCATAATAATCACCACAAAAAATGCTATAAAAGAACTAACCCAAGTAAAAGCAAGAAAAAATTTATCGGAAACCGCTTTCTTTCTTCCAAATTTAAAAACGGATGCTAAAGGAAATGTTAGCTTTAATTTCACTTCACCCGAAGTTTTAACCGCTTGGAAACTCCGATTATTGGCACATAACAAAGATGCTGTTTCGAGTTATTTAGAGAAAAGTGTTATTACCCAAAAAGAACTAATGGTTTTGCCGAATTTCCCACGTTTCTTAAGAGAAAAAGACACGATTGTTATTAGTACTAAAATATCAAATATTACTGCTGAAGCTAAAACTGGAATTGCAATCTTACAGTTTTTTGATGCTACAACAATGCAACCAATTGATGCAAAAATGCTGAATGTAAAAAACGTTAAAAACTTTACTGTTGAGGCATTTGGAAATACAACTGCAAGTTGGACTGTTTCGATTCCAGAAGGCATACAAGGTGTACAATATAAAATTCTAGCTAAATCAGGTAATTTCTCTGATGGTGAAGAAAACATACTTCCTGTTTTAACAAATAACATGTTGGTTACTGAAAGTATCCCAATTTGGGTTCGAGAAAATTCAACCAAAGAATATACACTTGAGAATCTAAAAAATAACACTTCAACAACTTTAAAAAATCACCAACTTACATTAGAATATACTTCTAATCCTGCTTGGATTGCGATTCAGTCTTTGCCCTATTTAATGGAATACGAACATGAATGTGCTGAGCAAACTTTTGCACGCTTTTATGCTAATTCTTTGGCTTCAGAAATCATATCGAGTAATCCGAAGATTGCAACTATTTTTGAAAATTGGAGAAAGAACGAAAAACTGAATTCAAAATTAGAAGAAAATGAAGAACTAAAATCAATCATTATTGCAGAAACTCCTTGGTTAAATGACGCACAAAGCGAAGACGAAAAGAAAAAGAATCTAGCTCTTTTATTTGATTTAGAAAAAATGAAAACTTCACAAGAAGCTACATTTGATAAATTAAAACAAAAGCAAAAAATATCTGGAGGATTCTCTTGGTTTGACGGAAGTGATGAAAACGAATACATTACAAGGCACATTCTAGCAGGTTTAGGTCATCTATCTAAATTGAATAAAACAGAAGATAATAATGATAAAATTGATGCTATTGCCAAAACCGGAATTCCATTTCTGGATAACAAGTTTTTAGAATACTATAAAACTAAAAATTTAAAAGCAACCAATAAACTAATCTGGATTAATCCTTATTCTGATTTACATTATCTCTATACCAGAAGTTTTTATTTAGATAATTATCCCCTTTCGGATACTTTGAAAAAAGCTACTAAATTATATCTTGAAACCACAAAGAAAGACTGGTTAAAGTATTCTCTTTACGAAAAAGGATTAGCCGTCTTAACCTTAAATCGCTTCGGAGAAAGTGAAACAGCTAAAAAAATCATCGAGAGTTTAAAAGAAACAGCTTCTAACAATGAAGACTGGGGAATGTACTGGATTACGAATAAAGCGGGATGGTATTGGTATCAAGCACCTATAGAAACTCAGGCTTTATTGATTGAGGCTTTCGCTGAAGTAAATAATGACACTAAATCAGTAGATGCGATGAAAGTCTGGCTGCTAAAAAATAAGCAAACCAAAAACTGGCCAACTACAAAATCCACTACCGAAGCCGTTTATGCCTTATTAATGCAAGGCAAGAATGGATTAAGCATAAAAGACAATACTGTTATTAAAATTGGAGATGAAAAAATTCTAAACGAAAAACTAAACGAAAATGAAAAAGAAGCTACAACTGGTTATATCAAACTCAACTGGAAAGCTGATGAAGTAAAAAAAGAAATGGCTTCAGTAAAAATAGAAAACAAATCAAAAATCTCTGGTTTAGGAGGTATCTATTGGCAATATTTTGAAGATTTAGATAAAATTAAAACGAACCCAAATACAGCTTTATCTGTTTCTAAAGAATTATACATCAAAACAAAAACAGTTGACGGAGATCAATTACAGAAAATCACAACTAAGTCATCATTAAAAATGGGTGATTTAATTACTGTAAGATTAATAATTTCTTCTAAAGAAAATATGGAATTTGTGCATTTAAAAGATATGAGAGCTTCTTGTTTTGAACCTGTAAATGTTCTTTCAGAATATAAATACAACGATCGATTAGGTTATTATATAAGCACAAAAGATGCTGCAACACATTTTTTCTTTGATGAGATAAATAAAGGAACCTATGTACTGGAATATGATATTAGAGTAAACAATGGTGGTAACTTCTCTAATGGAATTTCTACAATACAAAGTATGTATGCTCCAGAATACTCAAGTCATAGCAAGGGAATAAGAGTCAATATAAAATAA
- a CDS encoding S46 family peptidase: MKKIILFLTMCLMAFPVRADEGMWFLMFIERLNHRDMQKMGLQLTSEEIYSINNHSLKDAIVQFNGGCTAEMVSKNGLVLTNHHCGYDAIAELSSEEQNYLKNGFWAKDKSAEMKPKSLYVRFFVRMDDVSKRILSKVNDGMTEAERNKAIQQETALIEKENNEGGKYTVSVRPFFQGNEYYYFVYQDYKDVRLVGTPPESVGKFGGDTDNWEWPRHTGDFSMFRVYADKDGNPAEYSKDNVPLQPKHYLPVSLKGVKENDFAMILGYPGRTNRWMPAGGIEQNIKFAYPAWVEGAKTGMDQMKKYMDKDATVRLQYASKYASTANYWKNRQGMIDALTKAGTVATKTEQEDKFYEWAALPANKEKYENVIPTINGYYRETNLKATHDNYLTQLLRTSSYATGPVNLGNALIAYYRENDAKKAEMLPKINALIDNIYGEFYAPLEKDVLTAQLNLYASKATEYGLAPQIAKMKSENNGDFTADVKKATEISYFTSKDKVLAFMADPKPLAIVHDPLYIISNDLMTKFRAKTDGQLKADDSFAIAYRKLVEGLRESKLNTIKYPDANSTLRLTYGKVRALPEDKRNDAKTNNYTTMTGMVKKYKAGDQEFDLPARLLELNKAKDFGQYADKAGYMPVNFLTDNDITGGNSGSPVINGKGELIGVAFDGNIEAMAGDVIFDPNLQRTINVDIRYVLWIIDKYAGAKHIVDEMTIIK; encoded by the coding sequence ATGAAAAAAATAATTTTATTTTTAACAATGTGCCTTATGGCTTTTCCTGTTCGTGCAGACGAGGGAATGTGGTTCTTGATGTTTATCGAGAGATTAAACCATAGAGATATGCAAAAAATGGGCTTACAGCTTACATCTGAAGAAATCTATAGTATCAATAACCATAGTTTGAAAGATGCAATAGTTCAATTTAATGGAGGATGTACTGCTGAAATGGTTTCTAAAAACGGTTTGGTTTTAACAAACCACCACTGTGGTTACGATGCTATCGCAGAACTTTCTAGTGAAGAGCAGAATTACTTAAAAAATGGTTTCTGGGCAAAAGACAAAAGCGCTGAAATGAAACCAAAATCATTATATGTTCGTTTCTTCGTTCGTATGGATGATGTTTCTAAAAGAATTTTATCAAAAGTAAATGATGGAATGACAGAAGCAGAGAGAAACAAAGCGATTCAACAAGAAACGGCTTTGATTGAGAAAGAAAATAATGAAGGAGGAAAATATACAGTTTCTGTTCGTCCTTTCTTTCAAGGAAATGAATATTACTATTTCGTATATCAAGATTATAAAGATGTACGTTTAGTAGGTACACCTCCAGAAAGTGTAGGGAAATTTGGTGGGGATACTGATAACTGGGAATGGCCACGTCATACTGGAGATTTCTCAATGTTTAGAGTATATGCAGATAAAGATGGAAATCCTGCTGAATATTCTAAAGACAATGTGCCTTTACAGCCAAAGCACTATTTGCCGGTAAGTTTAAAAGGTGTTAAAGAAAATGATTTTGCGATGATATTAGGGTATCCAGGAAGAACAAACCGTTGGATGCCAGCTGGTGGAATTGAGCAAAATATTAAGTTTGCTTACCCTGCTTGGGTTGAGGGAGCTAAAACAGGAATGGATCAGATGAAAAAATATATGGACAAAGATGCAACAGTTCGTTTGCAATACGCGTCTAAATACGCTTCGACTGCTAATTACTGGAAAAACCGTCAAGGTATGATTGATGCTTTAACTAAAGCAGGAACAGTAGCTACCAAAACGGAACAAGAAGATAAGTTTTATGAATGGGCAGCTTTACCAGCAAACAAAGAAAAATACGAAAATGTAATTCCAACAATTAATGGTTATTATAGAGAGACGAATTTAAAAGCGACTCATGATAATTATTTAACGCAACTTTTACGTACTTCAAGTTATGCAACTGGCCCTGTAAATTTAGGGAATGCCTTAATTGCTTACTACAGAGAAAATGATGCTAAAAAAGCAGAAATGTTACCTAAGATTAATGCTTTGATTGATAATATTTATGGTGAGTTTTATGCTCCTCTTGAAAAAGATGTGTTAACTGCTCAATTGAATTTATATGCTTCTAAAGCTACTGAGTATGGTTTAGCTCCACAAATAGCTAAAATGAAATCAGAGAATAACGGTGATTTTACTGCTGATGTTAAAAAAGCAACTGAAATAAGTTACTTTACATCTAAGGATAAAGTATTAGCGTTTATGGCTGATCCAAAACCATTAGCGATTGTACATGATCCATTGTACATTATATCTAATGATTTGATGACTAAATTCCGTGCTAAAACTGACGGACAATTAAAAGCTGATGATAGCTTCGCAATTGCTTACCGCAAATTAGTAGAAGGTTTAAGAGAGTCTAAATTAAATACTATTAAGTATCCTGATGCAAACTCAACTTTGAGATTAACTTACGGAAAGGTTCGTGCTTTGCCAGAAGATAAAAGAAATGATGCTAAAACTAATAACTATACTACAATGACCGGAATGGTTAAAAAGTATAAAGCAGGAGATCAAGAATTTGATTTACCAGCTAGATTATTAGAATTAAATAAAGCTAAAGACTTTGGTCAATATGCAGATAAAGCAGGATACATGCCTGTAAATTTCTTGACAGATAACGATATTACAGGAGGGAATTCAGGTTCACCAGTAATTAACGGAAAAGGAGAGTTAATTGGTGTAGCTTTCGACGGAAATATTGAAGCAATGGCAGGAGATGTTATTTTTGATCCTAACTTACAAAGAACAATCAATGTTGATATTCGCTATGTACTTTGGATTATAGATAAATATGCTGGAGCAAAGCATATTGTAGACGAAATGACAATTATCAAATAA